One part of the Desulfonema ishimotonii genome encodes these proteins:
- the mutL gene encoding DNA mismatch repair endonuclease MutL has product MSEIRILPEILSNKIAAGEVVERPASVVKELVENALDAGSTRIIIEVEQGGRSLVRVSDNGVGMGHDDALLAIERYATSKIRKDEDLFAITTLGFRGEALPSIAAVSRLTLETREADADAGTRIELAGGKISRVSEVGAPPGTLISVRQLFFNTPARRKFMKTAGTEMGHIGDIVANIALGWPQVQFRLIHNGRPVRSWQAVTDPADRVADVLGQNLRNDLHPLESGTEAISMTGWIGAPHTARRTSRGIYIYVNGRFVRDRMVQHALSDGCSGRLMKGQFPLAVLFITVPPDQVDVNVHPAKNEVRFSQQKAVHRAVAEAVARTLQEADRPTAWPGARQPGETDPERPVIQDTKAAPEMSVEMPEIFRPGSSRISEPLPDYAPAEAVPDRTAFHETPSGHMPVSPKPGQTEIWQKGRFGDLRVIGQFRGTYILCESENGLILIDQHAAHERVVFEQLKQRAAGSQAAAQTLLIPETVDLSWQEAASLEKLIPEFRAFGFDIEPFGGNTFVVKAVPALLSGRPVCPLIAQIAEKAAELGQGSGPEKALEDCLILMACHGAIRANQLLSEQQMQGLLKQMDRCENPSHCPHGRPTWIRWTTGFLEKSFRRVV; this is encoded by the coding sequence GTGTCAGAAATCAGAATTCTCCCCGAAATCCTTTCCAACAAGATCGCAGCCGGTGAGGTGGTGGAACGCCCGGCCTCGGTGGTGAAAGAGCTGGTGGAAAATGCCCTGGACGCCGGAAGCACCCGGATTATCATCGAGGTGGAACAGGGCGGACGGTCGCTGGTCCGGGTGTCGGATAACGGCGTGGGCATGGGCCATGACGACGCCCTGCTGGCCATCGAACGGTATGCCACCAGCAAGATCCGCAAAGATGAAGACCTCTTTGCCATCACTACGCTCGGATTCCGGGGAGAGGCCCTCCCCAGCATCGCGGCGGTTTCACGGCTCACCCTGGAAACCCGCGAGGCAGACGCGGATGCGGGAACCCGGATTGAACTGGCCGGCGGCAAAATCAGCAGGGTTTCGGAGGTGGGCGCGCCGCCGGGGACACTGATATCGGTCCGTCAGCTCTTTTTCAACACCCCGGCCCGCCGCAAGTTTATGAAAACCGCAGGCACGGAGATGGGCCATATCGGCGATATTGTCGCCAACATTGCCCTGGGATGGCCGCAGGTTCAGTTCCGGCTGATTCACAACGGCAGGCCCGTCAGAAGCTGGCAGGCCGTGACCGATCCCGCAGACCGGGTCGCCGACGTGCTGGGACAGAACCTGCGAAATGACCTGCACCCCCTTGAATCGGGCACTGAAGCCATCTCCATGACCGGCTGGATCGGCGCGCCCCATACGGCCCGGCGCACATCACGCGGCATTTATATTTACGTGAACGGTCGGTTTGTCCGGGACCGCATGGTTCAGCACGCCCTGTCCGACGGCTGCTCCGGGCGGCTGATGAAGGGACAGTTTCCGCTGGCCGTGCTGTTTATCACCGTCCCGCCGGACCAGGTGGATGTCAATGTTCATCCGGCCAAAAACGAGGTCCGGTTTTCGCAGCAGAAGGCGGTCCACCGGGCGGTGGCCGAAGCCGTGGCCCGGACGTTGCAGGAGGCGGACCGCCCCACCGCGTGGCCAGGTGCGCGGCAGCCCGGTGAGACGGACCCGGAGCGTCCGGTGATTCAGGACACAAAAGCGGCCCCGGAGATGTCCGTTGAAATGCCGGAAATCTTCCGGCCCGGTTCGTCCCGGATATCCGAGCCGCTCCCCGATTATGCCCCTGCCGAAGCGGTCCCGGACCGGACGGCGTTCCATGAGACGCCTTCGGGACACATGCCGGTCTCTCCGAAACCCGGCCAGACTGAAATCTGGCAGAAAGGCCGTTTCGGGGATTTGCGGGTGATCGGCCAGTTTCGCGGAACCTATATTCTGTGTGAATCTGAAAACGGTCTGATTCTGATCGACCAGCATGCGGCCCATGAGCGTGTGGTGTTTGAGCAGCTGAAGCAGCGGGCTGCCGGTTCACAGGCCGCTGCCCAGACCCTGCTGATCCCTGAAACCGTTGACCTGAGCTGGCAGGAGGCCGCCAGCCTTGAAAAACTGATTCCGGAGTTCAGGGCATTCGGGTTTGATATTGAGCCCTTCGGCGGGAACACCTTTGTGGTGAAGGCCGTTCCGGCGCTCCTGTCCGGCAGGCCCGTCTGTCCCCTGATTGCACAGATCGCGGAGAAAGCGGCGGAACTCGGTCAGGGCAGCGGACCGGAAAAGGCGCTGGAGGACTGTCTGATTCTCATGGCCTGTCACGGGGCCATACGGGCAAACCAATTGCTTTCGGAACAGCAGATGCAGGGCCTGCTGAAGCAGATGGACCGGTGTGAAAATCCCTCCCACTGCCCCCACGGGCGGCCCACATGGATCAGGTGGACCACAGGTTTTCTTGAAAAATCCTTTCGCAGAGTCGTCTGA
- a CDS encoding Dabb family protein, producing the protein MVRHIVFMKFKPETGDDRITPVEKGLGALPGLIAEIRSFEFGRDVVRSDRSYDFALVAGFDDMEALSRYQVHPEHQKVVGLLKEICQDIKAVDYEV; encoded by the coding sequence ATGGTCAGACATATAGTATTTATGAAATTCAAACCGGAAACCGGTGATGACCGGATTACCCCGGTGGAAAAGGGGCTGGGGGCCCTGCCCGGACTCATCGCCGAGATCAGAAGCTTTGAGTTCGGACGGGATGTGGTGCGCTCGGACCGGTCTTATGACTTTGCCCTGGTAGCGGGATTTGACGACATGGAGGCCCTGAGCCGGTATCAGGTCCATCCCGAACACCAGAAGGTCGTCGGGCTGCTGAAAGAGATCTGTCAGGATATTAAGGCCGTGGACTACGAAGTGTAG
- the gatA gene encoding Asp-tRNA(Asn)/Glu-tRNA(Gln) amidotransferase subunit GatA, whose translation MKLHELTIQKAHTLLQNREISSCELTRAVLERIRAVDGKVEAYITVAEDLAMARAAAADEAIKAGTASPLTGIPLSVKDLMCTKGLKTTCASKILENFVPPYDATVVEKLNAAGAVIVGKVNMDEFAMGSSTENSAAQITRNPWNPDHIPGGSSGGSAAAVAADMCLGSLGSDTGGSIRQPASHCGVVGMKPTYGRVSRFGLVAFASSLDQIGPLTKNVPDCAMLMNTIAGYDPRDSTSVPKDVPDYTAALEKDIRGLKIGLPREYYETKGLAPEVETAVRNAVKTLEEMGAECVEVSLPRTEYAVAVYYVIAPCEASSNLARYDGVRYGFRDKEKDALMEMYRSTRSQGFGPEVQRRIILGTYALSAGYYDAYYGKASQVRTLIMEDFKKAFESCDVIVSPVAPTPAFRIGENTDDPLTMYLSDIFTISANLAGIPGISVPCGFSGDGLPIGLQIMGKHFDEETLLRVAGNFERATAFHTRKPAL comes from the coding sequence ATGAAGTTGCATGAACTGACGATTCAGAAAGCGCATACACTTTTACAAAACAGGGAAATTTCTTCATGTGAACTGACCCGGGCGGTGCTGGAGCGCATCCGGGCGGTTGATGGGAAGGTGGAAGCCTATATTACCGTTGCGGAGGATCTGGCAATGGCGCGGGCCGCCGCCGCTGACGAAGCCATCAAAGCGGGCACCGCCTCTCCGCTGACCGGCATCCCCCTCTCGGTCAAGGATCTGATGTGTACCAAAGGATTGAAAACGACCTGCGCGTCGAAGATTCTGGAAAACTTCGTGCCGCCTTACGATGCCACGGTCGTTGAAAAGCTCAACGCTGCCGGTGCGGTCATTGTGGGCAAGGTCAACATGGATGAGTTCGCCATGGGCTCTTCCACAGAAAATTCCGCCGCTCAGATTACCCGCAATCCCTGGAACCCGGATCATATTCCGGGCGGGTCCAGCGGCGGGTCTGCGGCGGCCGTGGCGGCGGATATGTGCCTGGGATCGCTGGGATCGGATACGGGCGGTTCCATCCGCCAGCCTGCGTCCCACTGCGGCGTGGTGGGCATGAAACCGACCTACGGGCGGGTTTCCCGCTTCGGACTGGTGGCCTTCGCCTCATCCCTGGACCAGATCGGGCCGCTCACCAAAAACGTCCCGGACTGCGCCATGCTGATGAACACCATTGCCGGATATGACCCGCGCGATTCCACCTCCGTGCCCAAAGATGTGCCGGACTACACCGCAGCCCTTGAAAAGGACATCAGAGGCCTGAAAATCGGGCTGCCCAGAGAATATTACGAGACAAAAGGGCTGGCCCCCGAAGTGGAGACGGCGGTTCGGAACGCCGTGAAGACGTTGGAGGAAATGGGCGCGGAGTGTGTGGAGGTTTCCCTGCCCCGCACCGAATATGCCGTGGCGGTCTACTATGTGATCGCGCCGTGCGAGGCCAGCTCAAACCTGGCCCGGTACGACGGGGTGAGATACGGGTTCCGGGACAAAGAAAAGGATGCCCTGATGGAGATGTACCGGAGTACGCGCTCCCAGGGGTTCGGTCCCGAGGTTCAGCGCCGGATTATCCTGGGCACCTATGCCCTTTCCGCCGGGTATTACGATGCATACTACGGCAAGGCCTCCCAGGTGCGGACGCTCATCATGGAGGATTTCAAAAAGGCGTTTGAAAGCTGCGACGTGATCGTCTCTCCGGTCGCGCCCACACCGGCCTTCCGCATCGGTGAGAATACGGATGACCCGCTGACCATGTACCTTTCGGACATCTTTACCATTTCGGCGAATCTGGCCGGAATTCCGGGCATCTCCGTGCCCTGCGGTTTCTCCGGTGACGGACTGCCCATCGGCCTTCAGATCATGGGCAAACATTTTGACGAGGAAACCCTGCTCCGGGTCGCCGGCAATTTTGAACGGGCCACGGCGTTTCACACCCGGAAACCGGCATTGTAA
- the gatC gene encoding Asp-tRNA(Asn)/Glu-tRNA(Gln) amidotransferase subunit GatC: MKITRDEVLHVANLARLEMDDASVDRFSEQISTILEYMDTLNQVDTEGIRPTSHAIALTNAFREDEPTGHLDREAALANAPEKEDGTFIVPKIVG; the protein is encoded by the coding sequence ATGAAGATTACAAGAGATGAGGTGCTGCATGTGGCAAACCTCGCCCGGCTGGAGATGGATGACGCATCCGTAGACCGATTTTCCGAACAGATCAGCACAATCCTGGAATATATGGACACGCTCAACCAGGTGGATACCGAAGGCATCCGGCCAACATCCCACGCAATTGCGCTGACCAATGCGTTCCGTGAAGATGAACCCACCGGTCACCTGGACCGGGAGGCGGCCCTGGCCAATGCGCCGGAAAAAGAGGATGGCACCTTTATCGTGCCCAAAATCGTGGGATAG
- a CDS encoding SPOR domain-containing protein: MLNNGLQNRHPALKKGFSYSSYPSVPPVERASRTGFGFLLRWGFTLFFGAWMFVIGIIVGRVTTPAKFQTDPVKSELARLKKAEMEKDEALVRQVTETLRHKDWPFFEALATGDSGHRPGPLVPRQVKPPVVKRALTRKNPQEIKSERVVTEAVEPEPEVRSVRNAPPVVTVTRRPPEPEAAPALPVGATPVEKGVQNYAIQVASYVLSEDADRLVGQLRAKGYTGVYRAEEAVDGIGVRYRVKVGYFTTRASAWTTLSRLKKREKLNGAYIFRRK, from the coding sequence ATGCTGAATAACGGCTTGCAAAACCGTCACCCGGCTTTAAAGAAGGGCTTTTCCTATTCGTCATATCCGTCTGTCCCGCCTGTGGAACGCGCATCCCGGACGGGTTTCGGATTTCTCCTCAGATGGGGATTTACCCTTTTCTTCGGGGCATGGATGTTTGTCATCGGGATCATCGTGGGGCGTGTGACCACCCCGGCGAAATTTCAGACAGACCCGGTTAAGAGCGAGCTCGCCCGCCTGAAAAAAGCGGAAATGGAAAAAGATGAGGCCCTGGTCAGACAGGTCACGGAGACCCTCCGGCACAAGGACTGGCCTTTTTTTGAAGCGCTGGCCACGGGAGATTCGGGCCACCGCCCCGGCCCACTTGTACCCCGGCAGGTTAAGCCACCGGTTGTCAAGCGCGCCCTGACCCGGAAGAATCCCCAAGAGATAAAGTCAGAGCGGGTGGTGACGGAAGCCGTTGAACCGGAACCGGAGGTCCGGTCTGTCCGGAACGCTCCGCCGGTCGTGACGGTGACGCGCAGGCCCCCGGAGCCGGAAGCCGCTCCGGCCCTGCCGGTCGGGGCAACACCGGTTGAAAAGGGGGTGCAGAATTATGCCATCCAGGTGGCATCCTACGTTCTGTCCGAAGATGCGGACCGGCTGGTCGGACAACTCCGGGCAAAAGGATATACCGGGGTTTATCGTGCCGAAGAGGCGGTTGACGGGATCGGGGTTCGCTATCGGGTCAAAGTCGGATATTTTACAACCCGTGCTTCGGCCTGGACCACCCTGTCACGGCTGAAAAAAAGGGAAAAACTGAATGGCGCCTATATCTTCAGGCGAAAATAG
- the argS gene encoding arginine--tRNA ligase, with amino-acid sequence MKQKIKALILKAATAAYENGDLPSPAFPPVETEEPKIATHGDLSTNMAMIMASVQKMAPRKIADAILRNIEDPEGLIAKTEIAGPGFINFFISPSAWLPVLRHVHESDTSYGRSEMGNGKKVQVEFVSANPTGPLHVGHGRGAAVGDAVASLLEFCGYDVQREYYINDSGRQISTLGGSVFLRYRELFGQTVDFPEDFYQGDYIREIAAQVRAEKGESLLGDEAAGISCCARFAADTILTGIRQDLADFGVRFDNWYSEQTLYDADKVGQSIQAFREKGTVYEEEGALWFRTSDFGDEKDRVVVRTNGQTTYFASDIAYHRDKFERGLEWVIDVWGADHHGYIPRIKAAIEATGYNPDQFDVILVQLVNLLRGGEPVAMSSRAGEFVTLKEVVDEVGRDAARFIFLTRHYESKLDFDLELAKKKTNDNPVYYVQYVHARISSIIAKAAERGIREIVWKDESVALLKEPEDIQLIRAVHRYPEVIEAAGRLMEPHRITYYLMELAAAFHAYYNKHKVLTDDPDLTGGRLYLVLAVRKVIRNGLSLLGVSAPEKM; translated from the coding sequence ATGAAACAGAAAATCAAAGCACTGATTCTGAAGGCTGCGACAGCAGCATATGAAAACGGGGATCTCCCGTCACCGGCGTTCCCCCCCGTGGAAACGGAAGAGCCCAAAATCGCGACACATGGCGATTTATCGACCAACATGGCGATGATCATGGCCTCGGTCCAGAAGATGGCCCCCCGGAAAATCGCCGATGCGATTCTCCGCAACATCGAAGACCCGGAAGGCCTTATTGCGAAAACAGAAATCGCCGGCCCGGGATTTATCAACTTCTTCATCAGCCCGTCAGCCTGGCTGCCCGTGCTGCGCCATGTCCATGAATCGGACACGTCCTACGGCAGATCGGAGATGGGCAACGGCAAGAAGGTCCAGGTGGAGTTCGTCAGCGCCAACCCCACCGGCCCGCTTCATGTGGGACATGGCCGGGGAGCGGCTGTGGGCGATGCCGTGGCGAGCCTCCTTGAATTCTGCGGATATGACGTTCAGCGGGAGTACTATATCAACGATTCGGGTCGCCAGATCAGCACCCTGGGCGGCTCGGTCTTTCTGCGCTATCGGGAACTTTTCGGCCAGACGGTTGATTTCCCCGAAGACTTTTACCAGGGCGACTACATCCGGGAGATCGCCGCCCAGGTCCGGGCGGAGAAGGGGGAGAGCCTGCTGGGTGACGAGGCCGCCGGGATCAGCTGTTGTGCCCGGTTTGCCGCTGACACGATTCTCACCGGCATCCGTCAGGATCTGGCGGATTTCGGGGTCCGGTTCGACAACTGGTACAGCGAGCAGACCCTTTATGACGCAGATAAGGTCGGGCAGAGCATTCAGGCATTCCGGGAAAAGGGGACGGTGTATGAGGAGGAGGGCGCACTCTGGTTCAGAACCTCCGACTTCGGAGATGAAAAAGACCGGGTGGTGGTGCGGACCAACGGCCAGACCACCTATTTTGCATCGGATATCGCCTATCACAGGGACAAATTCGAGCGGGGGCTGGAGTGGGTGATTGATGTGTGGGGCGCGGACCATCACGGCTATATCCCCCGGATAAAGGCGGCCATAGAGGCCACGGGCTACAACCCGGACCAGTTCGACGTGATCCTGGTTCAACTGGTCAACCTGCTGCGGGGGGGCGAACCGGTCGCCATGTCGAGCCGGGCAGGCGAGTTTGTCACCCTGAAAGAGGTGGTGGACGAAGTGGGGCGGGATGCGGCCCGGTTTATCTTCCTGACCCGCCACTACGAAAGCAAGCTTGATTTTGACCTGGAGCTGGCCAAGAAGAAAACCAACGACAATCCGGTCTACTATGTCCAGTATGTCCACGCCCGGATATCGAGTATCATCGCAAAGGCTGCGGAAAGGGGCATCCGGGAGATCGTGTGGAAAGATGAGTCCGTGGCGCTGCTGAAGGAGCCTGAGGACATTCAGCTGATCCGGGCGGTTCACCGGTATCCCGAAGTGATTGAGGCGGCCGGGCGGCTGATGGAGCCGCACCGGATCACCTATTATCTGATGGAACTGGCAGCGGCCTTTCACGCATATTACAATAAGCACAAGGTATTAACAGATGATCCTGATCTGACCGGCGGACGCCTTTATCTGGTGCTGGCCGTCCGGAAAGTGATCCGAAACGGTCTCAGCCTGCTGGGCGTCTCTGCCCCTGAAAAAATGTAG
- a CDS encoding ORF6N domain-containing protein, protein MKRFPDDFRFQLTKKNVENLRSQSVTFQWLQGVKYHPYAYSLCPTCAIVRGQEALPKSGNLSPPAKLKTLLCNIPILLYLKSL, encoded by the coding sequence ATAAAGCGTTTTCCCGATGACTTCCGATTTCAACTTACAAAAAAAAATGTGGAAAATTTAAGGTCACAATCTGTGACCTTTCAATGGTTACAGGGGGTTAAATACCATCCTTATGCGTATTCCCTCTGCCCGACCTGCGCTATTGTGCGGGGCCAGGAGGCGCTCCCGAAAAGCGGAAACCTGTCACCTCCTGCAAAACTGAAAACCCTGCTCTGCAACATTCCGATTTTATTGTATCTGAAATCACTATAA
- a CDS encoding transposase, with the protein MTGISLRTAVIRAGFPYHKSPGLYQWLPAFVFLPFSEENSISELAERHGRKLRGLYDLLRKYPDAFEKFVRVLTRPLFFEILSSFGLSDATGKSRRRVRIIIDDTKSEKFGKRMEFIHKLYDHSKKRYIMGYSYVLMIVSSGDMIFPLSFVLWLPEGHPDHRSKNDIARDELIKLKSECDKKGFDLGETEFLTDSGYCVQKVIRPARNAGLRIITKPANTHKFEFGNEKLTPKEIIGKITGLQWKYLCPRHCYQRVRVRHHVYGSVVLTIRRRRLKNGKIIYDALMCDKIFYNSVRIHKSYKKRWEIEMCFKYYKQYLLLGKSRFGKIASVRSALSCVAIAGLIVTLFRRRFFRKISFRHAVRLISRELFET; encoded by the coding sequence ATGACCGGTATCTCGTTAAGGACCGCGGTTATCCGCGCAGGCTTTCCCTACCACAAATCCCCCGGGCTGTATCAGTGGCTGCCCGCGTTCGTATTTCTGCCGTTCTCGGAGGAAAATTCGATCTCGGAACTTGCCGAAAGGCACGGTCGGAAGCTGCGCGGACTTTACGATCTGCTTCGGAAGTATCCGGATGCGTTTGAAAAATTTGTCCGTGTGCTGACACGCCCGCTGTTTTTCGAAATTCTCAGCAGTTTCGGGCTTTCCGATGCCACCGGGAAAAGTCGCCGACGGGTCAGAATCATTATTGACGACACAAAAAGCGAAAAATTTGGCAAGCGCATGGAATTCATACATAAATTGTATGATCATTCCAAGAAACGCTATATTATGGGATATAGCTACGTTCTTATGATCGTTTCTTCGGGAGATATGATATTTCCCCTTTCCTTTGTGTTGTGGCTCCCGGAAGGGCATCCCGACCATCGTTCCAAGAATGATATCGCCCGCGATGAACTCATAAAACTGAAAAGCGAATGTGACAAAAAAGGCTTCGACCTCGGAGAAACGGAATTTCTTACCGACAGCGGCTATTGTGTTCAAAAGGTGATACGGCCCGCTCGGAACGCGGGCCTCCGCATCATTACCAAACCTGCGAACACGCATAAGTTCGAATTCGGGAACGAAAAGCTGACGCCGAAAGAGATCATCGGAAAAATCACAGGCCTGCAATGGAAATATCTCTGCCCCCGCCATTGCTATCAGAGGGTGCGGGTCCGGCATCATGTATACGGCTCCGTCGTACTGACAATCCGCCGCCGCAGACTGAAAAACGGGAAAATCATATATGACGCGCTTATGTGCGACAAAATTTTTTACAATTCGGTAAGAATTCATAAAAGTTACAAAAAACGATGGGAAATTGAAATGTGTTTCAAATATTATAAGCAATATCTGTTGCTTGGAAAATCCCGGTTCGGAAAGATCGCCTCAGTCCGGTCCGCTCTTTCGTGTGTGGCAATAGCGGGACTGATTGTGACTCTCTTTCGCCGCCGGTTTTTCCGAAAAATAAGTTTCCGTCATGCTGTCAGACTGATTTCACGAGAGCTTTTTGAAACATAA
- a CDS encoding RHS repeat-associated core domain-containing protein, which translates to MPFGFAGGLYDEDTGLIRFGYRDYDPDTGRWTAKDPILFAGGDTDLYGYCLGDPVNLFDPSGLSYLENYQKNSETTNNFFFGSGEGTLSRALIGFITAGGVAQQFGTVTPLQAATSLGEGGIATLGVSGTIGAAAINTAVNAIMSAISLEAGISVGSLVNAIPVYGTDQTIGDWWVDYFLKDKDMANPC; encoded by the coding sequence ATGCCCTTCGGCTTCGCAGGCGGGCTGTATGACGAAGACACCGGGCTGATAAGGTTCGGGTATCGGGATTATGACCCGGATACGGGACGATGGACGGCCAAAGACCCGATTTTATTTGCGGGTGGGGATACGGATTTGTATGGGTATTGTCTGGGGGATCCGGTGAACTTATTTGACCCTTCTGGATTAAGTTATCTGGAAAATTATCAAAAAAATTCAGAAACTACGAATAATTTCTTTTTTGGCAGTGGGGAGGGTACGTTATCAAGAGCGCTAATAGGCTTCATCACAGCCGGAGGCGTGGCGCAGCAATTCGGTACTGTTACGCCATTACAAGCTGCTACATCACTTGGGGAGGGAGGCATCGCTACGCTTGGTGTTAGTGGAACCATAGGTGCAGCTGCTATAAATACGGCTGTTAACGCAATTATGAGTGCCATATCTCTTGAAGCAGGCATTAGTGTTGGGTCATTAGTTAATGCTATACCTGTTTATGGAACTGATCAGACAATAGGAGATTGGTGGGTAGATTATTTCCTCAAGGATAAAGATATGGCAAATCCTTGCTAA
- a CDS encoding RHS repeat-associated core domain-containing protein, with protein sequence MASVTKGSESVTYGYDGSLLTSENRAGTLNQVLGYGYDADGDFRPDSFTYAESTEDYVYDDDGLLTGAGDFAIFRNADTGLPGSVSDSALTLSRDFNGYGETDREAHSVGGDQMVWEVIERDNAGRIRQKTETVGGEAVTYDYDYDEMGRLLTVLKDGELVEEYRYDAAGRRNYELNTRRGISRTTDGDFDYDDEDCLTGIGDADYEYDEDGFLLQKTDGADVTQYDYSLRGELLSVTLPDERFIEYVHDPLGRRIAKTADGTITEKYLWAGLTTLLAVYDGSDNLLMRFEYADGRMPVAMTKGGQRYYLAYDQVGSLRAVTDASGNLVKRIEYDTFGNILTDSDPLFEVPFGFAGGLHDRDTGLIRFGYRDYDPDTGRWTAKDPILFAGGDTDLYGYCVSDPVNMIDPTGLLNFWGGVIGGIVGGAGGILGGLANENISVSSMTDAFIGGFAGGFVGGMFDVTAGVGAGIGAGIAAGYEAANGGNLGAIIGAGIGGGLGGLWRDMSEELKG encoded by the coding sequence GTGGCATCTGTCACCAAAGGTTCGGAATCCGTAACGTATGGCTATGACGGCAGTCTGCTCACGTCCGAAAACCGTGCCGGAACCCTGAATCAGGTGCTCGGATACGGCTACGATGCTGACGGCGATTTCCGTCCTGACAGCTTCACATATGCGGAAAGTACGGAGGATTACGTTTATGATGATGACGGCCTGCTGACCGGGGCCGGAGACTTTGCAATTTTCCGAAACGCGGACACCGGCCTGCCCGGATCGGTGAGTGACAGCGCTCTGACCCTGTCCCGTGATTTCAACGGCTACGGCGAAACGGACCGGGAAGCGCATTCTGTCGGCGGCGATCAGATGGTGTGGGAAGTGATCGAGCGGGACAATGCCGGGCGGATCAGACAAAAGACCGAAACCGTCGGTGGCGAAGCGGTCACATATGACTATGATTACGATGAGATGGGCCGTCTGCTCACGGTGCTGAAAGACGGGGAGCTTGTCGAAGAGTACCGATATGACGCCGCAGGCCGGAGAAATTATGAACTGAATACCCGGCGGGGCATTTCCCGGACAACGGACGGGGATTTTGACTATGATGACGAGGACTGCCTGACCGGAATCGGGGACGCGGATTACGAATATGACGAAGACGGGTTCCTTCTTCAAAAGACCGACGGCGCGGATGTGACGCAGTATGATTATTCCCTCCGGGGCGAACTGCTGAGCGTTACCCTGCCCGATGAGCGTTTTATCGAATATGTCCACGACCCGCTGGGCCGCCGTATTGCCAAAACGGCTGACGGCACAATCACGGAGAAGTACCTCTGGGCCGGGCTGACCACCCTGCTGGCTGTGTACGACGGCAGCGACAACCTGCTCATGCGCTTTGAATACGCAGACGGCAGAATGCCCGTCGCCATGACAAAGGGCGGACAGCGGTATTATCTTGCATATGATCAGGTCGGTTCGCTGCGGGCGGTCACGGATGCGTCCGGCAATCTGGTGAAGCGGATTGAATATGATACGTTCGGCAATATTCTGACCGACAGCGATCCGCTCTTCGAAGTACCGTTCGGATTTGCCGGAGGATTGCATGACCGGGATACCGGTTTGATACGCTTCGGGTATCGGGATTATGACCCGGATACAGGACGGTGGACCGCCAAAGACCCGATTTTATTTGCAGGCGGCGATACGGATCTGTATGGGTATTGTGTCAGTGATCCGGTGAATATGATTGATCCCACTGGCCTTTTGAATTTTTGGGGCGGAGTTATCGGAGGCATTGTGGGAGGCGCAGGAGGTATTTTGGGAGGTCTTGCAAACGAGAATATCTCAGTATCCAGTATGACCGATGCTTTTATAGGAGGATTTGCAGGCGGGTTTGTCGGCGGCATGTTTGATGTAACCGCAGGAGTAGGGGCTGGTATCGGTGCAGGTATCGCCGCAGGATACGAAGCTGCCAATGGAGGAAATTTGGGAGCAATAATTGGGGCTGGTATAGGCGGCGGTTTGGGGGGGCTTTGGCGGGATATGTCGGAGGAATTGAAGGGGTAG